The Oncorhynchus nerka isolate Pitt River linkage group LG12, Oner_Uvic_2.0, whole genome shotgun sequence genome contains the following window.
gtgtgtatactatatagccaagttattacctcgtacccctacacatggactcagtactggtacccagtgtgtatactatatagccaagtcATTACCTCATAcctctacacatggactcagtactggtacccagtgtatttactatatagccaagttattacctcgtacccccacacatggactcagtactggtaccaagtgtatatactatatagccaagttattacctcgtacccctacacatggactcagtactggtacccagtgtgtatactatatagccaagttattacctcgcacccccacacatggactcagtactggtacccagtgtatttactatatagccaagttattacctcgtacccccacacatggactcagtactggtacccggtGTATATACtatacagccaagttattacctcgtacccctgcacatggactcagtactggtacccagtgtatatactatatagccaagttattacctcgtacctctacacatggactcagtactggtacccagtgtgtatactatatagccaagttattacctcatacctctacacatggactcagtactggtacccagtgtgtatactatatagccaagttactacctcgtacctctacacatggactcagtactggtacccagtgtatatattatatagccatgttattacctcgtacccctacacatggactcagtactggtacccagtgtgtatactatatagccaagttattacctcgtacctctacacatggactcagtactggtacccagtgtatatactatatagccaagttattacctcgtacccctacacatggactcagtactggtacccagtgtgtatactatatagccaagttattacctcgtacccctacacattgactcagtactggtacccagtgtgtatactatatagccaagtcATTACCTCATAcctctacacatggactcagtactggtacccagtgtgtatactatatagccaagttattacctcgtacccccacacatggactcagtactggtacccagtgtgtatactatatagccaagttattaccttgtacccccacacatggactcagtactggtacccagtgtgtatactatatagccaagtcATTACCTCATAcctctacacatggactcagtactggtacccagtgtgtatactatatagccaagttattaccttgtacctctacacatggactcagtactggtacccagtgtatatactatatagccaagttattacctcgtacccctacacatggactcagtactggtacccagtgtgtatactatatagccaagttattacctcgtacccctacacatggactcagtactggtacccagtgtgtatactatatagccaagtcATTACCTCATAcctctacacatggactcagtactggtacccagtgtatttactatatagccaagttattacctcgtacccccgcacatggactcagtactggtacccagtgtatatactatacagccaagttattacctcgtacccctgcacatggactcagtactggtacccagtgtatatactatatagccaagatattacctcatacccccacacatggactcagtactggtacccagtgtgtatactatatagccaagttattacctcgtacctctacacatggactcagtactggtacccagtgtgtatactatatagccaagttattacctcatacctctacacatggactcagtactggtacccagtgtgtatactatatagccaagttattacctcgtacctctacacatggactcagtactggtacccagtgtatatactatatagccatgttattacctcgtacccctacacatggactcagtactggtacccagtgtgtatactatatagccaagttattacctcgtaccgctacacatggactcagtactggtacccagtgtgtatactatatagccaagtcATTACCTCATAcctctacacatggactcagtactggtacccagtgtgtatactatatagccaagttattacctcatacctctacacatggactcagtactggtacccagtgtgtatactatatagcATATGTTAATGTTACTCATTGTGGATTTACTCCTCCTTTTATTATTTTCTCTAGTTtctcacctgttgtttaccaaggcctgtaaataaacatttcactgttaccaagcatgtgacaaataacatttaatttgatttgtgagcaggtgtatgtgtgtgttatgtttgtgtgtgtgtgttattgtgttaatgtgtgtgtgttaatgtgtgtgtgtgtgtgagttaatatatgtgtgtgttaatgtgtgtgtgtgtgtgtgtgtgtgagtgtgagttaatgtgtgtgtgtgttaatgtgtgtgtgtgtgtgtgtgtgtgtgttaatgtgtgtgtgtgtgggtgtgtgtgttaatgtgtgtgtgtgtgggtgtgtgtgttagtgtgtgtgtgtgtgtgttaatgtgtgtgtgtgtgtgtgtgtgtgtgtgtgtgtgtgtgtgtgtgttaatgtgtgtgtgtgtgtgtgttaatgtgtgtgtgtatgtgtgtgtgtgtgttaatgtgtgtgtgtgtgtgtatgtgtgtgtgttaatgtgtgtgtgtgtgtgttaatgtgtgtgtgtgtgttaatgtgtgtgtgtgtgtgtgtgtgtgtgtgtgtgtgtgtgtgtgttaatgtgtgtgtgtgtgtgtatgtgtgtctgtgtgtgtgtgtgtgtgtgtgtgtgttaatgtgtgtgtgtgtgtgtgtgtgtgttaatgtgtgtgtgtgtgttaatgtgtgtgtgtgtgtgtgtgtgtgtgtgtgtgtgtgtgtgtgtgtgtgttaatgtgtgtgtgtgtgtgtgtatgtgtgtctgtgtgtgtgtgtctgtctcctacctctagCTGTATACTCCCAGCCTTCTTCTTCAGTTCGTCACACTTCCTGAACTTACAGATCTGATGACCTGTCTTCCTGTTTCTACAGGCTGAACACACCCCACAGTTAATCAGTCTCCTGCAGGGGGCACACACTCCACACCGCTTCCTCTTCCTCTTGGAGgctcctgacccctgacccccagAGGTCATCCCCGGGGAAGTCGAGGGGCAGGGGGAGGAGTTAGTCTGGTTGGCGTGGTGGCAGTCCGATAGCATCTGGTTGTGGTTGGTCGCCATCTGGAAGTGGGAGGAGTCTGGAATGTTGACGCCATTGTGCGACCCCATCGCCATGACGATGACCCCGGGTGGTAACCCCAACATTCCAGCGGGGAAGTTGGGCATGTTGACCCCGttggctcctcctcctccattgcaGCTGCTGTTGCGATCTGATAGGCTGAGCATGTCCTGGTGGGTGTGGCCTTGTTTTGTCATGTGATCGGTGGTCGTGTAGCCTGACAGGAAGTTGTTATTCCCATGGTGATGATGTGTTTCCTGTCCCTGTGAGGAGGAGGCGTGTCCTCCGTGCTGCTTCCCCTCACCGCCGGTCCGGTGGGGGTGGGGCTGCATGTGCGTTGCCAAGGGCGATGGGTGCGTTGTGGGAGGAGCCAGGGGTGTGGCCTGATGTACGGGAGGTTTCCGCCCCCACAGCATCGCCGCTGCATTGATGTTCATGTTGACGTTGTCATGGCAGCCCCAAGGCGTCACTCCCGCTACGCCAAGCCTGCCGCCGGGGAACATGGGAGGAGTGATTCGGGCGAGCTTGGCCGACTGAGGGAAATTCATGCTGTTAACAGCGTTCATGTTCACGTTAGTTTTAGCGTAGAAGTTAGCGAAAGATCGGTATCGCTCCATCTCAGCCGTATAGTCCAAGACCGGGGTTAGACCACAACCGTCCATGGTGACCGCACAGCACTGACCGTGGTGGTTGTGACcgtggtggttgtggttgtggttgaggaGTGGCTGTGAACGCTATGGTTGTATTGACTAGGACTGTTCTCTACACCACTAGACCTGGTTAGACTGTTCTCTACACCACTAGACCTGGTTAGACTGTTCTCTACACCACTAGACCTGGTTAGACTGTTCTCTATACCACTAGACCTGGTTAGACCGTTCTCTACACCACTAGACCTGGTTAGACCGTTCTCTATACCACTAGACCTGGTTAGACTGTTCTCTACACCACTAGACCTGGTTAGACTGTTCTCTACACCACTAGACCTGGTTAGACCGTTCTCTATACCACTAGACCTGGTTAGACTGTTCTCTACACCACTAGACCTGGTTAGACCGTTCTCTACACCACTAGACCTGGTTAGACTGTTCTCTACACAGATGGACCTGGTTAGACTGTTCTCTACACCACTAGACCTGGTTAGACTGTTCTCTACACCACTAGACCTGGTTAGACTGTTCTCTACACCACTAGACCTGGTTAGACTGTTCTCTACACCACTAGACCTGGTTAGACCGTTCTCTATGCCACTAGACCTGGTTAGACTGTTCTCTACACCACTAGACCTGGTTAGACCGTTCTCTACACCACTAGACCTGGTTAGACTGTTCTCTACACAGATGGACCTGGTTAGACTGTTCTCTACACCACTAGACCTGGTTAGACTGTTCTCTACACCACTAGACCTGGTTAGACTGTTCTCTACACCACTAGACCTGGTTAGACCGTTCTCTACACAGATGGACCTGGTTAGACTGTTCTCTACACCACTAGACCTGGTTAGACTGTTCTCTACACCACTAGACCTGGTTAGACTGTTCTCTACACAGATGGACCTGGTTAGACTGTTCTCTACACCACTAGACCTGGTTAGACTGTTCTCTACACCACTAGACCTGGTTAGACTGTTCTCTACACCACTAGACCTGGTTAGACTGTTCTCTACACCACTAGACCTGGTTAGACCGTTCTCTATGCCACTAGACCTGGTTAGACTGTTCTCTACACCACTAGACCTGGTTAGACCGTTCTCTACACCACTAGACCTGGTTAGACTGTTCTCTACACAGATGGACCTGGTTAGACTGTTCTCTACACCACTAGACCTGGTTAGACTGTTCTCTACACCACTAGACCTGGTTAGACTGTTCTCTACACCACTAGACCTGGTTAGACCGTTCTCTACACAGATGGACCTGGTTAGACTGTTCTCTACACCACTAGACCTGGTTAGACTGTTCTCTACACCACTAGACCTGGTTAGACTGTTCTCTAAACCACTAGACCTGGTTAGACTGTTCTCTATACCACTAGACCTGGTTAGACTGTTCTCTACACCACTAGACCTGGTTAGACTGTTCTCTACACCACTAGACCTGGTTAGACCGTTCTCTATACCACTAGACCTGGTTAGACTGTTCTCTACACCACTAGACCTGGTTAGACTGTTCTCTACACCACTAGACCTGGTTAGACTGTTCTCTACACCACTAGACCTGGTTAGACTGTTCTCTACACCACTAGACCTGGTTAGACCGTTCTCTACACAGATGGACCTGGTTAGACTGTTCTCTACACCACTAGACCTGGTTAGACTGTTCTCTACACCACTAGACCTGGTTAGACCGTTCTCTACACAGATGGACCTGGTTAGACTGTTCTCTACACCACTAGACCTGGTTAGACTGTTCTCTACA
Protein-coding sequences here:
- the LOC135574151 gene encoding uncharacterized protein LOC135574151 — its product is MDGCGLTPVLDYTAEMERYRSFANFYAKTNVNMNAVNSMNFPQSAKLARITPPMFPGGRLGVAGVTPWGCHDNVNMNINAAAMLWGRKPPVHQATPLAPPTTHPSPLATHMQPHPHRTGGEGKQHGGHASSSQGQETHHHHGNNNFLSGYTTTDHMTKQGHTHQDMLSLSDRNSSCNGGGGANGVNMPNFPAGMLGLPPGVIVMAMGSHNGVNIPDSSHFQMATNHNQMLSDCHHANQTNSSPCPSTSPGMTSGGQGSGASKRKRKRCGVCAPCRRLINCGVCSACRNRKTGHQICKFRKCDELKKKAGSIQLESPPSVPSGEAFRWFF